One genomic window of Bacillus cereus G9842 includes the following:
- a CDS encoding helix-turn-helix domain-containing protein: MDQLKQLFQNTLLAAYPLFQNIENNERIFNKWRGLCTLINSDISYIEDPMYTSFSFKTFANWISYKESQGVGIMEIVAQVERYRPEVFELLANDIEKEFEILLVKQKHENQHSVEQQNFIEHSSAGFMYHLTDTIAKNNFTEDKELNAHIAELPDKNNSLVLVSSRFNDGDMKLRGAGELNRWNTLVDSTFVDRVMDDLTADCLDIVTEIWVKSANIENSSVHIGYEEILEMCNMKQVKNGRSYYRKEDRLKIMERLAALATIFIYVNEDNEIVILNDDENPSESLAYKKQRVRRLFVMDEVVFAKDIETDEMLGIESMNVAPGTFLSKYLFGSEKLTGLLSKKALEYNSKQQRYHKRLTRYLSWRWRIQQAYQHLVHPYSIGGPKGLITVMGVSMNQNPARIRNVFEKTLDDLMRDEVIKEWQYQTPIDEEKCSGRNWLVDYWLNLKVTITPTDELVTLQQELLQKKKIAPKNNLLTTLVKEPELEVLSMETEEILAPQMNLQQTNKDIDWYQQKIIHYKEENKCSLRDIAKEIEISPSNLSKLLTGKRKRLSDETKNKLDKWIERQEVVNLL, translated from the coding sequence ATGGACCAATTAAAACAATTGTTTCAAAATACTTTATTAGCAGCATATCCGCTATTTCAAAATATAGAAAATAATGAACGAATCTTTAATAAATGGAGAGGTCTTTGTACGTTAATTAATAGTGATATTAGTTATATAGAGGATCCTATGTATACTTCGTTCTCATTTAAAACATTTGCAAATTGGATATCATATAAGGAATCTCAAGGCGTTGGTATAATGGAAATTGTTGCACAGGTAGAAAGATACCGACCTGAAGTATTTGAATTGCTCGCTAATGATATTGAAAAAGAATTTGAAATTCTTTTAGTAAAACAAAAACATGAAAATCAACATTCAGTGGAGCAGCAGAACTTCATCGAACATAGTAGTGCGGGTTTTATGTACCATTTAACTGATACAATTGCAAAAAATAATTTTACAGAAGACAAGGAGTTAAATGCACATATTGCTGAGTTGCCGGATAAGAATAACAGTCTAGTACTTGTATCATCTCGCTTTAATGATGGAGACATGAAATTAAGAGGTGCAGGGGAATTAAATAGATGGAATACATTAGTTGATTCTACTTTTGTTGACCGAGTAATGGATGACCTAACTGCAGATTGTTTAGATATTGTAACTGAGATCTGGGTAAAGTCCGCAAATATAGAAAATAGCTCAGTACATATAGGTTATGAAGAAATATTAGAAATGTGTAATATGAAGCAGGTGAAAAATGGTAGGTCTTATTATCGAAAAGAGGACCGTTTAAAGATTATGGAGCGATTAGCTGCACTTGCAACAATTTTTATATATGTAAACGAAGATAATGAAATTGTTATATTAAATGATGATGAGAATCCTAGTGAGTCACTTGCTTATAAAAAACAACGTGTCCGAAGATTATTTGTGATGGATGAAGTTGTATTTGCTAAGGATATTGAAACCGATGAAATGTTAGGTATCGAAAGTATGAATGTCGCACCAGGAACATTTTTATCTAAGTATTTATTTGGATCGGAAAAATTGACTGGTTTGCTATCGAAAAAGGCTCTTGAATACAATAGTAAACAGCAGCGATATCATAAGAGGCTGACAAGGTATTTAAGTTGGAGATGGCGAATTCAGCAAGCTTATCAGCATTTAGTACATCCATATTCAATCGGTGGTCCAAAAGGCCTTATAACTGTTATGGGTGTAAGCATGAATCAAAATCCTGCAAGAATAAGAAATGTATTCGAAAAGACGCTTGATGATTTAATGCGTGATGAAGTAATAAAGGAATGGCAATACCAAACACCGATTGATGAGGAGAAATGTTCTGGGCGTAACTGGCTTGTAGATTATTGGCTAAACCTAAAAGTAACAATTACACCCACTGATGAGTTAGTAACGTTACAGCAAGAGCTTTTACAAAAGAAGAAAATTGCTCCTAAAAATAATTTGTTAACTACATTGGTAAAAGAGCCAGAGTTAGAGGTGCTTAGTATGGAAACTGAAGAAATTCTTGCACCTCAAATGAACCTGCAACAGACAAATAAAGATATTGATTGGTATCAGCAGAAAATTATCCATTACAAAGAAGAAAATAAATGTAGTTTAAGGGATATCGCAAAAGAAATAGAGATATCACCGTCTAATCTTTCAAAACTATTAACAGGTAAACGTAAAAGATTAAGCGATGAAACAAAGAATAAATTGGATAAATGGATTGAGAGA